The Carassius gibelio isolate Cgi1373 ecotype wild population from Czech Republic chromosome B12, carGib1.2-hapl.c, whole genome shotgun sequence genome has a segment encoding these proteins:
- the LOC127968804 gene encoding vinculin-like isoform X2: MPVFHTKTIESILEPVAQQISHLVIMHEEGEVDGKAIPDLTAPVAAVQAAVSNLVRVGKETVQTTEDPIMRRDMPPAFIKVETACTKLVQAAQMLKADPYSVQARDYLIDGSRGILSGTSDLLLTFDEAEVRKIIRVCKGILEYLTVAEVVESMEDLVTYTKNLGPGMTKMAKMIDERQQELTHQEHRVMLVNSMNTVKELLPVLISGIKIFVTTRTSQGKGVEEALKNRNFTVTKMSTEINEIIRVLQLTSWDEDAWASKDTEDMKRALAQIDSKMAQAKNWLRDPHAQPGDPGEQAIRQILDEAGKVGELCAGKERRDIVGTAKTLGQLTEQVSELRARGQGASPVAMQKAQQVSQGLDVLTGKVENAARKLEAMTGSKQAIAKRIDAAQSWLADPHSGPEGEENIRALLGEARKIADLCGDPEEREDILRSMGEIAGLTAKLSELKRAGKGDTPEARALAKQISTALQNLQSKTSKAVANTRPAKAAVHLEGKMEQAQRWMENPSLDDSGVGQAAIRGLLAEGRRLANALPASQRQGLLGKCEEVEHLMGQLAELAARGEGDGPQARAIAQQLQDTLKELKGKMQEAMTQEVSDIFSDTTTPVKLLAVAATAPPDAPNREEVFEERAANFVNHAGRLGATAEKAAAVGTANKSTVEGIQAAVKSARDLTPQVVSAARILLKNPGNQAAYEHFETMKNQWIDNVEKMTGLVDEAIDTRSLLDASEEAIKKDLDKCQVAMANHQPQMLVAGATSIARRANRIMLVAKREVENSEDPKFRETVKAASDELSRTISPMVMDAKAMAANIQDQGETHNTQDQGLQRGFLDSGYKILGAVAKVREAFQPQEPDFPPPPPDLEHLQISDTAAPPKPPLPEGEVPPPRPPPPEEKDEEFPEQQAGEMVSEPMMVAARQLHDEARKWSSKGNDIIGAAKRMALLMAEMSRLVRGAGGNKRALIQCAKDIAKASDEVTRLAKEVAKQCTDKRIRTNLLQVCERIPTISTQLKILSTVKATMLGRTNISEEESEQATEMLVHNAQNLMQSVKETVREAEAASIKIRMDAGFTLRWVRKTPWYQ; the protein is encoded by the exons ATGCCGGTTTTTCACACGAAGACGATCGAGAGTATCCTGGAGCCGGTGGCCCAGCAGATCTCTCATCTGGTCATCATGCACGAGGAGGGAGAGGTGGACGGGAAAGCCATCCCGGATCTGACCGCTCCGGTGGCCGCTGTGCAGGCAGCTGTCAGTAACCTGGTCCGG gtgggcAAAGAGACTGTTCAGACCACCGAGGATCCCATCATGAGGAGAGACATGCCGCCTGCCTTTATaaa GGTTGAGACGGCGTGCACTAAACTGGTTCAGGCGGCTCAGATGCTGAAGGCCGACCCGTATTCAGTCCAAGCCAGAGATTATCTGATCGACGGTTCCCGCGGGATCCTGTCAGGAACCTCTGACCTGCTTCTGACCTTCGACGAGGCCGAG GTTCGTAAGATCATCCGTGTGTGTAAAGGGATTCTGGAGTATCTGACCGTGGCTGAGGTGGTGGAGTCCATGGAGGACCTGGTCACTTACACCAAGAACCTGGGACCAG GCATGACGAAGATGGCCAAGATGATCGACGAGCGTCAGCAGGAGTTAACTCATCAGGAGCACAGAGTCATGCTGGTCAACTCCATGAACACCGTCAAAGAGCTGCTGCCCGTCCTCATCTCAG GCATCAAGATCTTTGTGACGACCCGGACGTCTCAGGGGAAAGGTGTGGAGGAGGCCCTGAAGAACAGGAACTTCACCGTGACGAAGATGAGCACAGAAATCAATGAAATCATCCGCGTGCTGCAGCTCACGTCCTGGGACGAGGACGCCTGGGCCAGTAAG GACACAGAGGACATGAAGAGAGCTCTGGCTCAGATCGACTCCAAAATGGCCCAAGCCAAGAACTGGCTCCGAGACCCACACGCACAGCCAG GTGACCCGGGAGAGCAGGCCATCCGTCAGATCCTGGATGAAGCCGGGAAAGTTGGCGAGCTCTGTGCTGGGAAAGAGAGACGAGACATCGTGGGTACGGCCAAAACACTGGGACAACTTACTGAGCAGGTGTCCGAGCTGCGGGCCAG GGGTCAGGGAGCGAGTCCGGTGGCCATGCAGAAAGCGCAGCAGGTGTCTCAGGGTCTGGACGTCCTGACCGGGAAAGTGGAAAATGCGGCACGTAAACTAGAGGCCATGACCGGCTCCAAACAAGCCATCGCCAAGAGGATCGACGCCGCTCAG AGCTGGCTGGCGGATCCTCACAGCGGTCCGGAGGGAGAGGAGAACATCAGGGCTCTTCTGGGAGAAGCCAGGAAGATCGCGGATCTCTGCGGAGATCCCGAGGAGCGAGAGGACATCCTGCGCAGCATGGGCGAGATCGCAGGGCTCACCGCCAAACTCTCCGAGCTCAAGAGAGC aggtaAGGGAGACACTCCTGAGGCTCGAGCGCTGGCGAAGCAGATCTCCACGGCTCTGCAGAACCTCCAGTCCAAAACCAGTAAAGCGGTGGCCAACACTCGTCCGGCCAAAGCAGCCGTCCACCTGGAGGGGAAGATGGAGCAGGCGCAGAGATGGATGGAGAACCCCTCGCTGGACGACAGCGGCGTCG gtcagGCTGCGATCCGCGGGCTGCTGGCCGAGGGCCGGCGTCTGGCCAATGCTCTGCCGGCGTCTCAGAGGCAGGGGCTGCTGGGTAAATGTGAGGAGGTGGAGCACCTGATGGGGCAGTTAGCGGAGCTAGCGGCGCGCGGGGAGGGAGACGGTCCTCAGGCCCGCGCCATCGCTCAACAGCTGCAGGACACACTCAAG gAGCTGAAGGGTAAGATGCAGGAAGCCATGACTCAGGAGGTGTCTGATATCTTCAGTGACACCACTACACCGGTCAAACTGCTGGCGGTGGCAGCCACGGCTCCTCCAGACGCTCCCAACAGAGAGGAG gtgTTCGAGGAGCGGGCTGCTAACTTTGTGAATCACGCGGGTCGTCTGGGAGCCACGGCGGAGAAAGCGGCTGCGGTCGGGACGGCCAACAAGAGCACGGTGGAGGGAATCCAGGCGGCCGTCAAATCCGCCCGAGACCTGACGCCTCAG GTGGTCTCTGCAGCACGGATCCTCCTGAAGAATCCTGGAAACCAGGCGGCTTACGAACACTTCGAGACCATGAAGAACCAGTGGATCGACAACGTCGAGAAAATGACCG GTCTGGTGGATGAAGCGATCGACACCAGGTCTCTGCTGGACGCATCAGAGGAAGCCATCAAGAAAGATCTGGACAAGTGTCAGGTGGCTATGGCCAATCACCAGCCTCAGATGCTGGTCGCCGGGGCAACCAGCATCGCCCGGCGAGCCAATCGGATCATGCTGGTGGCGAAGCGAGAGGTGGAGAACTCAGAGGATCCCAAGTTCAGAGAGACAGTGAAAGCAGCATCAGACGAGCTCAGCAGAACCATCTCACCGATGGTCATGGACGCCAAGGCCATGGCCGCCAACATACAGGACCAAG gtgagacacacaacacacaggaccaag GCCTTCAGAGGGGCTTTCTGGACTCGGGTTATAAGATCCTGGGTGCCGTGGCTAAAGTGCGGGAGGCGTTCCAGCCGCAGGAGCCAGACTTCCCTCCTCCACCTCCAGACCTGGAGCACCTGCAG ATCAGCGACACTGCCGCTCCTCCCAAACCGCCCCTGCCGGAGGGTGAGGTTCCTCCTCCCAGACCTCCACCGCCGGAGGAGAAGGACGAGGAGTTCCCGGAGCAGCAGGCCGGAGAGATGGTCAGCGAGCCCATGATGGTGGCCGCGAGGCAGCTGCACGACGAGGCTCGCAAGTGGTCCAGCAAG GGTAATGACATCATCGGAGCGGCCAAGCGCATGGCTCTGCTGATGGCCGAGATGTCTCGACTGGTCCGAGGCGCCGGCGGGAATAAGAGAGCGCTCATCCAGTGCGCCAAAGACATCGCTAAAGCCTCGGACGAGGTCACGCGCCTCGCCAAAGAGGTCGCCAAACAGTGCACAGACAAACGCATACGAACCAACTTACTGCAG gtgtGTGAGAGGATTCCCACCATCAGCACACAGCTGAAGATCCTCTCCACGGTGAAGGCCACTATGTTGGGACGCACCAACATCAGCGAGGAGGAATCGGAGCAG GCCACAGAGATGCTGGTCCATAACGCTCAGAACCTGATGCAGTCGGTGAAGGAGACGGTGAGAGAAGCCGAGGCCGCCTCCATCAAGATCCGCATGGACGCCGGCTTCACCCTGCGCTGGGTCCGCAAGACGCCCTGGTACCAGTGA
- the LOC127968804 gene encoding vinculin-like isoform X1, which yields MPVFHTKTIESILEPVAQQISHLVIMHEEGEVDGKAIPDLTAPVAAVQAAVSNLVRVGKETVQTTEDPIMRRDMPPAFIKVETACTKLVQAAQMLKADPYSVQARDYLIDGSRGILSGTSDLLLTFDEAEVRKIIRVCKGILEYLTVAEVVESMEDLVTYTKNLGPGMTKMAKMIDERQQELTHQEHRVMLVNSMNTVKELLPVLISGIKIFVTTRTSQGKGVEEALKNRNFTVTKMSTEINEIIRVLQLTSWDEDAWASKDTEDMKRALAQIDSKMAQAKNWLRDPHAQPGDPGEQAIRQILDEAGKVGELCAGKERRDIVGTAKTLGQLTEQVSELRARGQGASPVAMQKAQQVSQGLDVLTGKVENAARKLEAMTGSKQAIAKRIDAAQSWLADPHSGPEGEENIRALLGEARKIADLCGDPEEREDILRSMGEIAGLTAKLSELKRAGKGDTPEARALAKQISTALQNLQSKTSKAVANTRPAKAAVHLEGKMEQAQRWMENPSLDDSGVGQAAIRGLLAEGRRLANALPASQRQGLLGKCEEVEHLMGQLAELAARGEGDGPQARAIAQQLQDTLKELKGKMQEAMTQEVSDIFSDTTTPVKLLAVAATAPPDAPNREEVFEERAANFVNHAGRLGATAEKAAAVGTANKSTVEGIQAAVKSARDLTPQVVSAARILLKNPGNQAAYEHFETMKNQWIDNVEKMTGLVDEAIDTRSLLDASEEAIKKDLDKCQVAMANHQPQMLVAGATSIARRANRIMLVAKREVENSEDPKFRETVKAASDELSRTISPMVMDAKAMAANIQDQGETHNIQDQGLQRGFLDSGYKILGAVAKVREAFQPQEPDFPPPPPDLEHLQISDTAAPPKPPLPEGEVPPPRPPPPEEKDEEFPEQQAGEMVSEPMMVAARQLHDEARKWSSKGNDIIGAAKRMALLMAEMSRLVRGAGGNKRALIQCAKDIAKASDEVTRLAKEVAKQCTDKRIRTNLLQVCERIPTISTQLKILSTVKATMLGRTNISEEESEQATEMLVHNAQNLMQSVKETVREAEAASIKIRMDAGFTLRWVRKTPWYQ from the exons ATGCCGGTTTTTCACACGAAGACGATCGAGAGTATCCTGGAGCCGGTGGCCCAGCAGATCTCTCATCTGGTCATCATGCACGAGGAGGGAGAGGTGGACGGGAAAGCCATCCCGGATCTGACCGCTCCGGTGGCCGCTGTGCAGGCAGCTGTCAGTAACCTGGTCCGG gtgggcAAAGAGACTGTTCAGACCACCGAGGATCCCATCATGAGGAGAGACATGCCGCCTGCCTTTATaaa GGTTGAGACGGCGTGCACTAAACTGGTTCAGGCGGCTCAGATGCTGAAGGCCGACCCGTATTCAGTCCAAGCCAGAGATTATCTGATCGACGGTTCCCGCGGGATCCTGTCAGGAACCTCTGACCTGCTTCTGACCTTCGACGAGGCCGAG GTTCGTAAGATCATCCGTGTGTGTAAAGGGATTCTGGAGTATCTGACCGTGGCTGAGGTGGTGGAGTCCATGGAGGACCTGGTCACTTACACCAAGAACCTGGGACCAG GCATGACGAAGATGGCCAAGATGATCGACGAGCGTCAGCAGGAGTTAACTCATCAGGAGCACAGAGTCATGCTGGTCAACTCCATGAACACCGTCAAAGAGCTGCTGCCCGTCCTCATCTCAG GCATCAAGATCTTTGTGACGACCCGGACGTCTCAGGGGAAAGGTGTGGAGGAGGCCCTGAAGAACAGGAACTTCACCGTGACGAAGATGAGCACAGAAATCAATGAAATCATCCGCGTGCTGCAGCTCACGTCCTGGGACGAGGACGCCTGGGCCAGTAAG GACACAGAGGACATGAAGAGAGCTCTGGCTCAGATCGACTCCAAAATGGCCCAAGCCAAGAACTGGCTCCGAGACCCACACGCACAGCCAG GTGACCCGGGAGAGCAGGCCATCCGTCAGATCCTGGATGAAGCCGGGAAAGTTGGCGAGCTCTGTGCTGGGAAAGAGAGACGAGACATCGTGGGTACGGCCAAAACACTGGGACAACTTACTGAGCAGGTGTCCGAGCTGCGGGCCAG GGGTCAGGGAGCGAGTCCGGTGGCCATGCAGAAAGCGCAGCAGGTGTCTCAGGGTCTGGACGTCCTGACCGGGAAAGTGGAAAATGCGGCACGTAAACTAGAGGCCATGACCGGCTCCAAACAAGCCATCGCCAAGAGGATCGACGCCGCTCAG AGCTGGCTGGCGGATCCTCACAGCGGTCCGGAGGGAGAGGAGAACATCAGGGCTCTTCTGGGAGAAGCCAGGAAGATCGCGGATCTCTGCGGAGATCCCGAGGAGCGAGAGGACATCCTGCGCAGCATGGGCGAGATCGCAGGGCTCACCGCCAAACTCTCCGAGCTCAAGAGAGC aggtaAGGGAGACACTCCTGAGGCTCGAGCGCTGGCGAAGCAGATCTCCACGGCTCTGCAGAACCTCCAGTCCAAAACCAGTAAAGCGGTGGCCAACACTCGTCCGGCCAAAGCAGCCGTCCACCTGGAGGGGAAGATGGAGCAGGCGCAGAGATGGATGGAGAACCCCTCGCTGGACGACAGCGGCGTCG gtcagGCTGCGATCCGCGGGCTGCTGGCCGAGGGCCGGCGTCTGGCCAATGCTCTGCCGGCGTCTCAGAGGCAGGGGCTGCTGGGTAAATGTGAGGAGGTGGAGCACCTGATGGGGCAGTTAGCGGAGCTAGCGGCGCGCGGGGAGGGAGACGGTCCTCAGGCCCGCGCCATCGCTCAACAGCTGCAGGACACACTCAAG gAGCTGAAGGGTAAGATGCAGGAAGCCATGACTCAGGAGGTGTCTGATATCTTCAGTGACACCACTACACCGGTCAAACTGCTGGCGGTGGCAGCCACGGCTCCTCCAGACGCTCCCAACAGAGAGGAG gtgTTCGAGGAGCGGGCTGCTAACTTTGTGAATCACGCGGGTCGTCTGGGAGCCACGGCGGAGAAAGCGGCTGCGGTCGGGACGGCCAACAAGAGCACGGTGGAGGGAATCCAGGCGGCCGTCAAATCCGCCCGAGACCTGACGCCTCAG GTGGTCTCTGCAGCACGGATCCTCCTGAAGAATCCTGGAAACCAGGCGGCTTACGAACACTTCGAGACCATGAAGAACCAGTGGATCGACAACGTCGAGAAAATGACCG GTCTGGTGGATGAAGCGATCGACACCAGGTCTCTGCTGGACGCATCAGAGGAAGCCATCAAGAAAGATCTGGACAAGTGTCAGGTGGCTATGGCCAATCACCAGCCTCAGATGCTGGTCGCCGGGGCAACCAGCATCGCCCGGCGAGCCAATCGGATCATGCTGGTGGCGAAGCGAGAGGTGGAGAACTCAGAGGATCCCAAGTTCAGAGAGACAGTGAAAGCAGCATCAGACGAGCTCAGCAGAACCATCTCACCGATGGTCATGGACGCCAAGGCCATGGCCGCCAACATACAGGACCAAGGTGAGACACACAACATACAGGACCAAg GCCTTCAGAGGGGCTTTCTGGACTCGGGTTATAAGATCCTGGGTGCCGTGGCTAAAGTGCGGGAGGCGTTCCAGCCGCAGGAGCCAGACTTCCCTCCTCCACCTCCAGACCTGGAGCACCTGCAG ATCAGCGACACTGCCGCTCCTCCCAAACCGCCCCTGCCGGAGGGTGAGGTTCCTCCTCCCAGACCTCCACCGCCGGAGGAGAAGGACGAGGAGTTCCCGGAGCAGCAGGCCGGAGAGATGGTCAGCGAGCCCATGATGGTGGCCGCGAGGCAGCTGCACGACGAGGCTCGCAAGTGGTCCAGCAAG GGTAATGACATCATCGGAGCGGCCAAGCGCATGGCTCTGCTGATGGCCGAGATGTCTCGACTGGTCCGAGGCGCCGGCGGGAATAAGAGAGCGCTCATCCAGTGCGCCAAAGACATCGCTAAAGCCTCGGACGAGGTCACGCGCCTCGCCAAAGAGGTCGCCAAACAGTGCACAGACAAACGCATACGAACCAACTTACTGCAG gtgtGTGAGAGGATTCCCACCATCAGCACACAGCTGAAGATCCTCTCCACGGTGAAGGCCACTATGTTGGGACGCACCAACATCAGCGAGGAGGAATCGGAGCAG GCCACAGAGATGCTGGTCCATAACGCTCAGAACCTGATGCAGTCGGTGAAGGAGACGGTGAGAGAAGCCGAGGCCGCCTCCATCAAGATCCGCATGGACGCCGGCTTCACCCTGCGCTGGGTCCGCAAGACGCCCTGGTACCAGTGA
- the LOC127968804 gene encoding vinculin-like isoform X3, with amino-acid sequence MPVFHTKTIESILEPVAQQISHLVIMHEEGEVDGKAIPDLTAPVAAVQAAVSNLVRVGKETVQTTEDPIMRRDMPPAFIKVETACTKLVQAAQMLKADPYSVQARDYLIDGSRGILSGTSDLLLTFDEAEVRKIIRVCKGILEYLTVAEVVESMEDLVTYTKNLGPGMTKMAKMIDERQQELTHQEHRVMLVNSMNTVKELLPVLISGIKIFVTTRTSQGKGVEEALKNRNFTVTKMSTEINEIIRVLQLTSWDEDAWASKDTEDMKRALAQIDSKMAQAKNWLRDPHAQPGDPGEQAIRQILDEAGKVGELCAGKERRDIVGTAKTLGQLTEQVSELRARGQGASPVAMQKAQQVSQGLDVLTGKVENAARKLEAMTGSKQAIAKRIDAAQSWLADPHSGPEGEENIRALLGEARKIADLCGDPEEREDILRSMGEIAGLTAKLSELKRAGKGDTPEARALAKQISTALQNLQSKTSKAVANTRPAKAAVHLEGKMEQAQRWMENPSLDDSGVGQAAIRGLLAEGRRLANALPASQRQGLLGKCEEVEHLMGQLAELAARGEGDGPQARAIAQQLQDTLKELKGKMQEAMTQEVSDIFSDTTTPVKLLAVAATAPPDAPNREEVFEERAANFVNHAGRLGATAEKAAAVGTANKSTVEGIQAAVKSARDLTPQVVSAARILLKNPGNQAAYEHFETMKNQWIDNVEKMTGLVDEAIDTRSLLDASEEAIKKDLDKCQVAMANHQPQMLVAGATSIARRANRIMLVAKREVENSEDPKFRETVKAASDELSRTISPMVMDAKAMAANIQDQGLQRGFLDSGYKILGAVAKVREAFQPQEPDFPPPPPDLEHLQISDTAAPPKPPLPEGEVPPPRPPPPEEKDEEFPEQQAGEMVSEPMMVAARQLHDEARKWSSKGNDIIGAAKRMALLMAEMSRLVRGAGGNKRALIQCAKDIAKASDEVTRLAKEVAKQCTDKRIRTNLLQVCERIPTISTQLKILSTVKATMLGRTNISEEESEQATEMLVHNAQNLMQSVKETVREAEAASIKIRMDAGFTLRWVRKTPWYQ; translated from the exons ATGCCGGTTTTTCACACGAAGACGATCGAGAGTATCCTGGAGCCGGTGGCCCAGCAGATCTCTCATCTGGTCATCATGCACGAGGAGGGAGAGGTGGACGGGAAAGCCATCCCGGATCTGACCGCTCCGGTGGCCGCTGTGCAGGCAGCTGTCAGTAACCTGGTCCGG gtgggcAAAGAGACTGTTCAGACCACCGAGGATCCCATCATGAGGAGAGACATGCCGCCTGCCTTTATaaa GGTTGAGACGGCGTGCACTAAACTGGTTCAGGCGGCTCAGATGCTGAAGGCCGACCCGTATTCAGTCCAAGCCAGAGATTATCTGATCGACGGTTCCCGCGGGATCCTGTCAGGAACCTCTGACCTGCTTCTGACCTTCGACGAGGCCGAG GTTCGTAAGATCATCCGTGTGTGTAAAGGGATTCTGGAGTATCTGACCGTGGCTGAGGTGGTGGAGTCCATGGAGGACCTGGTCACTTACACCAAGAACCTGGGACCAG GCATGACGAAGATGGCCAAGATGATCGACGAGCGTCAGCAGGAGTTAACTCATCAGGAGCACAGAGTCATGCTGGTCAACTCCATGAACACCGTCAAAGAGCTGCTGCCCGTCCTCATCTCAG GCATCAAGATCTTTGTGACGACCCGGACGTCTCAGGGGAAAGGTGTGGAGGAGGCCCTGAAGAACAGGAACTTCACCGTGACGAAGATGAGCACAGAAATCAATGAAATCATCCGCGTGCTGCAGCTCACGTCCTGGGACGAGGACGCCTGGGCCAGTAAG GACACAGAGGACATGAAGAGAGCTCTGGCTCAGATCGACTCCAAAATGGCCCAAGCCAAGAACTGGCTCCGAGACCCACACGCACAGCCAG GTGACCCGGGAGAGCAGGCCATCCGTCAGATCCTGGATGAAGCCGGGAAAGTTGGCGAGCTCTGTGCTGGGAAAGAGAGACGAGACATCGTGGGTACGGCCAAAACACTGGGACAACTTACTGAGCAGGTGTCCGAGCTGCGGGCCAG GGGTCAGGGAGCGAGTCCGGTGGCCATGCAGAAAGCGCAGCAGGTGTCTCAGGGTCTGGACGTCCTGACCGGGAAAGTGGAAAATGCGGCACGTAAACTAGAGGCCATGACCGGCTCCAAACAAGCCATCGCCAAGAGGATCGACGCCGCTCAG AGCTGGCTGGCGGATCCTCACAGCGGTCCGGAGGGAGAGGAGAACATCAGGGCTCTTCTGGGAGAAGCCAGGAAGATCGCGGATCTCTGCGGAGATCCCGAGGAGCGAGAGGACATCCTGCGCAGCATGGGCGAGATCGCAGGGCTCACCGCCAAACTCTCCGAGCTCAAGAGAGC aggtaAGGGAGACACTCCTGAGGCTCGAGCGCTGGCGAAGCAGATCTCCACGGCTCTGCAGAACCTCCAGTCCAAAACCAGTAAAGCGGTGGCCAACACTCGTCCGGCCAAAGCAGCCGTCCACCTGGAGGGGAAGATGGAGCAGGCGCAGAGATGGATGGAGAACCCCTCGCTGGACGACAGCGGCGTCG gtcagGCTGCGATCCGCGGGCTGCTGGCCGAGGGCCGGCGTCTGGCCAATGCTCTGCCGGCGTCTCAGAGGCAGGGGCTGCTGGGTAAATGTGAGGAGGTGGAGCACCTGATGGGGCAGTTAGCGGAGCTAGCGGCGCGCGGGGAGGGAGACGGTCCTCAGGCCCGCGCCATCGCTCAACAGCTGCAGGACACACTCAAG gAGCTGAAGGGTAAGATGCAGGAAGCCATGACTCAGGAGGTGTCTGATATCTTCAGTGACACCACTACACCGGTCAAACTGCTGGCGGTGGCAGCCACGGCTCCTCCAGACGCTCCCAACAGAGAGGAG gtgTTCGAGGAGCGGGCTGCTAACTTTGTGAATCACGCGGGTCGTCTGGGAGCCACGGCGGAGAAAGCGGCTGCGGTCGGGACGGCCAACAAGAGCACGGTGGAGGGAATCCAGGCGGCCGTCAAATCCGCCCGAGACCTGACGCCTCAG GTGGTCTCTGCAGCACGGATCCTCCTGAAGAATCCTGGAAACCAGGCGGCTTACGAACACTTCGAGACCATGAAGAACCAGTGGATCGACAACGTCGAGAAAATGACCG GTCTGGTGGATGAAGCGATCGACACCAGGTCTCTGCTGGACGCATCAGAGGAAGCCATCAAGAAAGATCTGGACAAGTGTCAGGTGGCTATGGCCAATCACCAGCCTCAGATGCTGGTCGCCGGGGCAACCAGCATCGCCCGGCGAGCCAATCGGATCATGCTGGTGGCGAAGCGAGAGGTGGAGAACTCAGAGGATCCCAAGTTCAGAGAGACAGTGAAAGCAGCATCAGACGAGCTCAGCAGAACCATCTCACCGATGGTCATGGACGCCAAGGCCATGGCCGCCAACATACAGGACCAAG GCCTTCAGAGGGGCTTTCTGGACTCGGGTTATAAGATCCTGGGTGCCGTGGCTAAAGTGCGGGAGGCGTTCCAGCCGCAGGAGCCAGACTTCCCTCCTCCACCTCCAGACCTGGAGCACCTGCAG ATCAGCGACACTGCCGCTCCTCCCAAACCGCCCCTGCCGGAGGGTGAGGTTCCTCCTCCCAGACCTCCACCGCCGGAGGAGAAGGACGAGGAGTTCCCGGAGCAGCAGGCCGGAGAGATGGTCAGCGAGCCCATGATGGTGGCCGCGAGGCAGCTGCACGACGAGGCTCGCAAGTGGTCCAGCAAG GGTAATGACATCATCGGAGCGGCCAAGCGCATGGCTCTGCTGATGGCCGAGATGTCTCGACTGGTCCGAGGCGCCGGCGGGAATAAGAGAGCGCTCATCCAGTGCGCCAAAGACATCGCTAAAGCCTCGGACGAGGTCACGCGCCTCGCCAAAGAGGTCGCCAAACAGTGCACAGACAAACGCATACGAACCAACTTACTGCAG gtgtGTGAGAGGATTCCCACCATCAGCACACAGCTGAAGATCCTCTCCACGGTGAAGGCCACTATGTTGGGACGCACCAACATCAGCGAGGAGGAATCGGAGCAG GCCACAGAGATGCTGGTCCATAACGCTCAGAACCTGATGCAGTCGGTGAAGGAGACGGTGAGAGAAGCCGAGGCCGCCTCCATCAAGATCCGCATGGACGCCGGCTTCACCCTGCGCTGGGTCCGCAAGACGCCCTGGTACCAGTGA